One stretch of Oncorhynchus clarkii lewisi isolate Uvic-CL-2024 chromosome 3, UVic_Ocla_1.0, whole genome shotgun sequence DNA includes these proteins:
- the LOC139404229 gene encoding ornithine transcarbamylase, mitochondrial — protein sequence MTTKILAMKNSVFYGLKTLQSIHARNFSIGALALGPVNLKGRSFLTLKDFSSDEIKHLLWVSGDLKRRIKHEKQYLPLLQGKSIAMIFEKRSTRTRMSTETGFSLLGGHPCFLTSQDIHLGVNESSTDTARVLSGLSDIVLARVNSHTTLEELVKDASIPIINGLSDLYHPIQILADFLTLQEHYGSLSGLTISWIGDGNNVLHSFMMTAAKLGVHLRVATPKGYDPDSSIIQEAQRLSKQHGTQFLLTSDPVEAARGSNVLVTDTWVSMGQEEEKKQRIKDFLGYQITMQTGSVAKPDWTFLHCLPRKQEEVDDQVFYSPRSLVFPEAENRKWTIMGLMVSLLTDYSPQIPMPRF from the exons ATGACAACAAAAATACTTGCCATGAAGAATTCAGTGTTCTACGGACTGAAGACTCTCCAAAGCATCCATGCGAGGAATTTTAG CATTGGAGCACTAGCTCTGGGTCCGGTCAACCTCAAGGGTCGCAGTTTCCTGACTTTAAAAGATTTCAGCTCAGATGAGATCAAACATCTTCTATGGGTGTCAGGTGACCTAAAACGCAGGATCAAACATGAAAAACAG TACCTTCCTCTTCTTCAAGGGAAGTCAATTGCCATGATATTTGAGAAGAGGAGCACCAGAACTAGAATGTCCACAGAAACAG GTTTTTCTCTGCTGGGAGGACACCCCTGTTTCCTCACGTCTCAGGACATCCACCTGGGAGTGAACGAGAGCAGCACAGACACAGCCAG ggttcTCTCTGGGCTGTCAGACATAGTCCTGGCACGGGTGAACAGCCACACTACTCTGGAGGAGCTGGTGAAGGATGCCTCCATCCCCATCATCAACGGCCTGTCTGACCTCTACCACCCCATCCAGATCCTCGCTGACTTCCTCACCCTGCAG GAGCATTATGGTTCGTTGAGTGGGCTGACTATAAGCTGGATCGGAGATGGAAACAACGTGCTGCACTCCTTCATGATGACCGCAGCCAAACTGGGTGTCCATCTTAGAGTCGCCACGCCCAAG GGTTATGACCCAGACAGCAGCATCATTCAGGAGGCTCAGAGACTCTCCAAACAG CATGGGACCCAGTTTCTCCTGACCTCTGACCCAGTGGAGGCAGCTCGAGGCAGTAACGTCCTGGTGACGGACACCTGGGTCAGCATGggccaggaggaggagaagaaacagaggatCAAGGACTTCCTTGGCTACCAGATCACCATGCAG ACAGGAAGTGTGGCAAAGCCAGACTGGACCTTCCTTCACTGTCTCCCACGGAAACAAGAAGAGGTGGAcgaccaggtgttctactcccctcgCTCACTTGTCTTCCCTGAGGCTGAGAACAGGAAGTGGACCATCATG GGTCTGATGGTCTCTCTGCTGACTGACTACTCCCCCCAGATCCCCATGCCCAGATTCTAA